Proteins from a genomic interval of Elusimicrobiota bacterium:
- the lutA gene encoding Lactate utilization protein A: protein METKESVSILKKYEELAAACNRCGFCTSYCPTYKTTGNEALSPRGRNQLFRALLEGKVQNSAAAKSSIDTCLLCGECTSVCFSEVPTAQLMMTARHYLNKEGGAPWGIKFFIEKILCFPQRLKWVLKFFFFLKKLGLPFLLRKSGLLGRYFPSAEAADALMDHVSLKFLLEYSSANKRFVPKGDPTRQSPSLPPFQRTRVAYMPVCGSQYLLPDIGLATLKLFDLLKVDVVIPEALCCGLPASSSGFTSQALHMAKENVGRFEKGHYESIVVDDTSCAAQLKEWPTLFQNDLEWLKRAQDISQRVRGLSSFFIEKGLTNHLKLAGWTGGPVAYHDPCKAQYGLKSTQPPRDLLSAIPRLMIVPIHDSDQCCGGGGSFSVTHPKLSRSILDEKIKNIVESGCKIVVTSSVSCLIQLSSGLRKQGSSIEALHITEFLTRVLEKRRM from the coding sequence ATGGAGACAAAAGAGTCGGTATCGATCCTCAAAAAGTATGAAGAGTTAGCGGCGGCATGCAACCGTTGCGGTTTTTGCACGTCTTATTGCCCGACCTACAAAACCACAGGTAACGAAGCCTTGAGTCCCCGAGGCCGAAACCAACTGTTTCGAGCTTTGCTGGAGGGAAAAGTACAAAATTCCGCTGCCGCAAAATCAAGCATTGATACCTGTCTGTTGTGTGGGGAATGCACCTCGGTTTGTTTTTCGGAAGTCCCCACCGCCCAATTGATGATGACGGCCCGTCATTATCTCAACAAAGAGGGTGGCGCACCTTGGGGAATAAAATTTTTCATTGAAAAAATCCTTTGTTTCCCACAGCGACTTAAATGGGTTCTTAAGTTTTTCTTTTTCTTGAAAAAGTTGGGCCTTCCCTTTTTATTGAGAAAATCGGGTCTTTTGGGTCGGTATTTTCCCTCCGCAGAAGCCGCTGATGCGTTGATGGATCATGTGTCACTTAAATTTTTGCTGGAGTATTCTTCCGCCAATAAGCGGTTCGTTCCAAAAGGAGATCCCACTCGGCAGTCCCCCTCCTTGCCTCCTTTTCAGCGAACCAGGGTGGCCTATATGCCTGTTTGTGGAAGTCAGTATTTATTGCCTGACATAGGTTTGGCCACTTTGAAATTATTCGATTTGCTTAAAGTGGATGTGGTCATCCCTGAGGCTTTGTGTTGCGGACTTCCAGCTTCGAGTTCTGGCTTCACGTCTCAGGCGCTTCATATGGCCAAGGAAAACGTTGGTCGATTTGAAAAAGGGCATTATGAATCCATCGTGGTTGATGACACCTCCTGTGCCGCTCAACTCAAAGAGTGGCCCACGCTTTTTCAAAATGATCTGGAATGGCTCAAGCGCGCGCAGGACATTTCTCAACGGGTGCGCGGGTTGTCCTCATTTTTCATTGAGAAAGGCCTCACGAATCATTTGAAACTGGCCGGTTGGACTGGCGGCCCCGTGGCCTACCATGATCCTTGTAAAGCTCAATATGGTTTGAAATCAACTCAACCCCCACGGGATCTCCTCTCGGCCATACCGAGGCTTATGATTGTTCCCATTCATGATTCTGATCAATGCTGCGGCGGTGGCGGAAGTTTTAGTGTGACCCATCCAAAATTGTCTCGGTCGATTTTAGATGAGAAAATAAAAAACATTGTTGAGTCCGGTTGCAAAATTGTGGTTACCTCCAGTGTGTCTTGTTTGATTCAGTTGTCGTCGGGTTTAAGAAAACAAGGGAGCTCCATTGAGGCGCTCCATATAACTGAGTTTCTGACCAGAGTTTTAGAAAAAAGGAGGATGTAA
- the ppdK gene encoding Pyruvate, phosphate dikinase, producing the protein MAKKVKYIYSFGGGKADGNGKMKDLLGGKGAGLAEMSSSGVPVPPGFTITTDVCRYYYANGRKLPKDFDGQMKEAMAKLEKTAGKQFGDNKNPLLVSVRSGAKFSMPGMMDTILNLGLNDEAVEGLAAGTGNPRFAWDAYRRFIMMFGDVVFEVPKEKCEHELQSIKRAKGVQLDTELTTDDLKEAVSRFKALFHQGTGKEFPQDPWEQLVGARNAVFRSWMNERAITYRKLNKISDDLGTAVNVQSMVFGNMGNDSGTGVGFTRNPSTGVKEFYGEYLTNAQGEDVVAGIRTPKPIRELENDMPKVYAELRSITAKLEKHYRDVQDFEFTFEKGKLYMLQTRNGKRTAQAAVKIAVAMVKEKLISKEEALMRVEPDQINQLLHPVIDPSAKIKVLTSGLPASPGAATGKVVFTADAAAERGGSEPIILVRTETNPDDIHGMDAARGILTARGGMTSHAAVVARGMGKPCVSGCETIRVDEEAKQFNINGTTIRENDWLTIDGSTGRVIDGKVETKEAQLSDEFAEFMKWADAIRSIKVRANADIPRDAIQAMRFGAQGIGLCRTEHMFFAEERLPIMQEMIVADTLEARRTALEKLFHFQKEDFKGLFKEMKGQPVTIRLIDPPLHEFLPKTEADSEALSHKIGIPKEKIWQKAGELHEFNPMLGHRGCRLGITYPEITEMQAKAIITAACELAKEKVKCSPEIMVPLVGFSNELKDQRAIIDRVAHEVMKELGVKVAYTVGTMIEVPRAAMVADEIAQSADFFSFGTNDLTQMTLGFSRDDAGKFIKVYMDKKIFKEDPFQTLDQTGVGKLINHAITSARKVKKDLKVGICGEHGGDSESVKFCYRSGFSYVSASPFRVPIARLAGAQAVIEGKTKYSNK; encoded by the coding sequence ATGGCAAAGAAAGTGAAGTACATATATTCATTCGGCGGTGGCAAAGCCGATGGCAACGGAAAAATGAAAGATTTACTCGGAGGTAAAGGAGCGGGACTGGCGGAAATGTCCTCCTCGGGCGTGCCCGTTCCTCCGGGATTTACCATCACAACGGACGTGTGCCGTTATTACTATGCGAACGGCAGAAAACTTCCCAAGGATTTCGACGGTCAAATGAAAGAAGCCATGGCCAAACTGGAAAAAACGGCCGGGAAACAATTTGGTGACAATAAAAACCCCTTGCTCGTGTCAGTTCGGTCCGGCGCGAAATTTTCGATGCCAGGAATGATGGACACCATTCTCAACTTGGGTCTCAATGACGAAGCGGTGGAAGGTTTGGCGGCGGGAACAGGAAATCCCCGTTTTGCGTGGGACGCCTATCGTCGTTTCATCATGATGTTTGGCGACGTTGTTTTTGAAGTTCCCAAAGAAAAGTGTGAACATGAACTGCAGTCGATTAAACGGGCGAAAGGGGTCCAGCTCGATACCGAACTCACCACAGACGATTTGAAAGAAGCCGTATCTCGTTTCAAAGCGTTGTTCCATCAAGGGACAGGGAAAGAATTTCCTCAGGACCCATGGGAGCAATTGGTTGGGGCCCGTAACGCCGTTTTCCGTTCATGGATGAATGAACGCGCCATCACCTACCGAAAACTCAATAAGATCTCTGACGATTTGGGAACGGCCGTGAACGTGCAATCCATGGTGTTTGGAAATATGGGCAACGACTCCGGCACAGGTGTTGGATTTACGAGAAATCCCTCCACAGGCGTCAAAGAATTCTATGGCGAATATTTGACCAACGCCCAGGGTGAAGACGTGGTGGCTGGCATTCGCACCCCAAAACCCATTCGCGAACTTGAGAACGATATGCCCAAGGTGTATGCGGAACTCCGCAGCATCACTGCCAAGTTGGAAAAACATTACCGTGATGTTCAAGACTTCGAGTTTACCTTTGAGAAAGGGAAACTTTACATGCTTCAAACGAGAAACGGTAAGCGGACCGCGCAAGCCGCTGTGAAAATTGCAGTCGCCATGGTGAAAGAGAAACTCATCTCGAAGGAAGAAGCACTCATGCGGGTGGAACCGGACCAAATCAACCAACTGCTTCATCCGGTTATTGATCCCTCAGCCAAAATTAAAGTGCTGACCTCAGGACTTCCAGCCTCTCCGGGAGCTGCCACAGGAAAAGTTGTCTTTACCGCCGATGCGGCTGCCGAGCGTGGCGGATCGGAACCTATTATTCTTGTTCGAACGGAAACCAATCCGGATGATATTCATGGAATGGATGCGGCTCGCGGCATTTTAACTGCCCGGGGTGGAATGACTTCACATGCGGCCGTTGTTGCGCGTGGGATGGGCAAACCCTGCGTTTCGGGATGTGAAACCATTCGCGTGGACGAAGAAGCCAAACAATTCAACATCAATGGAACCACCATTCGCGAGAACGATTGGTTGACCATTGACGGTTCTACCGGCCGGGTCATTGACGGAAAGGTGGAAACCAAAGAAGCTCAATTGTCAGATGAATTTGCCGAGTTCATGAAATGGGCCGATGCGATTCGAAGCATCAAAGTTCGAGCCAATGCGGATATTCCACGCGATGCCATTCAAGCCATGCGTTTTGGCGCCCAAGGAATTGGGTTGTGCCGAACGGAACATATGTTCTTTGCGGAAGAAAGACTTCCCATTATGCAGGAAATGATTGTGGCCGATACGTTGGAAGCTCGTCGGACTGCGCTTGAAAAATTGTTTCATTTCCAAAAAGAAGACTTCAAAGGACTTTTTAAAGAAATGAAGGGTCAACCTGTGACCATTCGGCTCATCGATCCACCTCTTCATGAGTTCTTGCCAAAAACTGAAGCGGATTCCGAAGCACTTTCTCACAAAATCGGAATCCCCAAGGAAAAAATCTGGCAGAAGGCGGGAGAACTCCATGAGTTTAACCCGATGTTGGGTCATCGGGGTTGCCGGTTGGGTATTACCTATCCGGAAATTACCGAAATGCAGGCCAAAGCGATCATCACCGCGGCGTGCGAGTTGGCCAAGGAAAAAGTGAAATGTTCCCCGGAAATTATGGTGCCCCTCGTGGGTTTTTCAAACGAACTCAAAGACCAACGCGCGATTATCGATCGTGTGGCTCATGAAGTCATGAAGGAATTGGGAGTCAAAGTGGCCTATACGGTTGGGACCATGATCGAGGTTCCTCGGGCTGCCATGGTGGCCGATGAAATCGCTCAAAGCGCGGATTTCTTCTCGTTTGGAACCAATGACTTAACGCAAATGACCCTCGGTTTCTCTCGAGATGACGCTGGAAAATTCATTAAGGTTTATATGGACAAAAAAATATTCAAAGAAGATCCGTTCCAAACCTTGGATCAAACAGGAGTTGGAAAACTCATCAATCATGCGATCACCAGCGCGCGTAAAGTGAAAAAAGATCTGAAAGTGGGCATCTGCGGCGAGCATGGGGGAGATTCGGAATCCGTGAAATTCTGTTACCGATCAGGCTTTTCCTATGTATCGGCGAGTCCATTCCGTGTTCCCATTGCCCGTTTGGCTGGCGCACAAGCCGTCATCGAAGGGAAAACCAAGTACTCCAATAAATAA